In Hydractinia symbiolongicarpus strain clone_291-10 chromosome 4, HSymV2.1, whole genome shotgun sequence, the following proteins share a genomic window:
- the LOC130641744 gene encoding ubiquitin-conjugating enzyme E2 E2-like — protein sequence MANSRSYVTDVKKLKMADKKEAIGRKKDRESKKKIGGGRIQKELAEISLDPPPNCSAAPKGDNLHEWLATIMGPQGSPYAGGIFFLDITFPQDYPFKPPKVVFKTRIYHCNINSQGVICLDVLKDKWSPALTISKLLVSLIALLSDCNPEDPLVGSIAQQYINDKEMHDSTAREWTRRYAT from the exons ATGGCAAATAGTAGGAGTTACGTCACTGAtgtgaagaaattaaaaatggcggataAAAAAGAAGCTATTGGAAGGAAAAAGGATAGAgaatccaagaaaaaaattggtGGAGGAAg aattcaaaaagaacttGCTGAAATATCACTGGACCCACCTCCGAACTGCAG CGCTGCCCCGAAAGGAGACAATTTACATGAATGGCTTGCTACTATCATGGGACCACAGGGATCACCATATGCCGGTGGCATATTCTTTTTGGATATCACTTTCCCACAGGACTATCCTTTTAAACCACCCAAA gttgtttttaaaacaagaatttaCCATTGTAACATAAATAGTCAG GGAGTAATCTGCCTAGATGTTCTTAAAGATAAATGGTCTCCTGCATTGACGATTTCAAAACTGCTCGTCTCGTTGATAGCTTTGTTATCAGATTGCAATCCAg AAGATCCATTGGTTGGCAGTATAGCACAACAATACATCAACGACAAAGAAATGCACGACTCTACCGCAAGAGAATGGACTCGAAGATACGCCACGTGA